A genomic window from Hirundo rustica isolate bHirRus1 chromosome 14, bHirRus1.pri.v3, whole genome shotgun sequence includes:
- the GRXCR2 gene encoding glutaredoxin domain-containing cysteine-rich protein 2: MDEPQKKPSQRHEGRPRKVRFKISSAYSGRVLKQVYEDGQELEPPAKEHSRRFVRHSFEPGDHLCGAGDGPENSFYWPTALTARRISVLREDQEHGLPGTAPLLRDCRPGASHCGTSPVVDFGKIIIYTNNLKIIRAPMDQKELMRRIIQTEGINDWMFVYRDRKERFSGGHKKDGDNKVTCNQHVQEGSAEHGCSQCKGSGCAPCSLCHGSKFSMLANRFRESYRALRCPACDESGLQPCWVCASRA, translated from the exons ATGGATGAGCCCCAGAAGAAACCGAGCCAGCGGCACGAGGGACGGCCCCGCAAGGTGAGGTTCAAAATATCCTCGGCTTACAGCGGGCGAGTGTTGAAGCAAGTCTACGAGGacgggcaggagctggagccgcCGGCCAAAGAGCACTCGCGGCGCTTCGTGCGCCACAGCTTCGAGCCGGGGGATCACCTCTGCGGGGCCGGGGACGGGCCCGAGAACAGCTTCTACTGGCCCACGGCCCTGACTGCCCGGAGAATCAGCGTCCTCCGAGAGGATCAGGAACACGGGCTCCCGGGGACCGCGCCCCTGCTCCGCGACTGCCGGCCCGGAGCCAGCCACTGCGGG acttccccAGTTGTAGACTTTGGCAAGATCATCATCTACACCAATAACCTGAAAATCATCCGTGCACCGATGGACCAGAAAGAGCTCATGAGGAGAATCATCCAGACTGAGGGAATAAATGACTGGATGTTCGTGTACCGGGACAGGAAAGAacggtttagtggtggacaTAAAAAAGATGGGGACAATAAGGTCACTTGCAACCAGCATGTGCAG GAGGGCAGTGCTGAACACGGCTGTTCCCAGTGCAAAGGctcgggctgtgctccctgctccctgtgccacgGCAGCAAGTTCTCGATGCTGGCAAACAGATTCCGGGAGTCCTACCGGGCGCTGCGGTGTCCGGCGTGCGACGAGAGCGGGCTGCAGCCGTGCTGGGTCTGCGCCTCCCGAGCCTGA